The DNA window TTACGGAGCGATACAAAGCCCGCTGGCACAGCCGAGGAACCTTGTGGGCGGCCATGTGATTTCAGCATTGGTAGGAGTTACCATTTACAAAATTGTTCCGGATATCATCTGGCTTTCGGCACCTCTTGCCGTGGCCTTTTCCATCATATTGATGCAGTATACCAAAACCCTGCATCCGCCGGGAGGTGCTACTGCCCTCATTGCAGTAAGTTCTACCGGAAAAATCCCTGAGCTGGGCTATTGGTATGTTATTTCTCCCGTCTTAAGCGGCTGCCTTATCTTATTGCTGACCGCCCTGTTCTTCAACAACCTGACGCCTAACAGAAGCTACCCTGCACACAACCGATTTAAGAAGCTGCTAAAAAAAAG is part of the Chryseobacterium camelliae genome and encodes:
- a CDS encoding HPP family protein, with the translated sequence MKKTIQRTFRVSRYVIYRETLVDYREHFWSFLGAFFGIGIIAFIQSHSLAATENIFLIGSFGASSVLIYGAIQSPLAQPRNLVGGHVISALVGVTIYKIVPDIIWLSAPLAVAFSIILMQYTKTLHPPGGATALIAVSSTGKIPELGYWYVISPVLSGCLILLLTALFFNNLTPNRSYPAHNRFKKLLKKRHQHSHPVKKISHELFRMRRKNHRPVRQKILQ